One genomic segment of Sphingorhabdus sp. M41 includes these proteins:
- a CDS encoding NupC/NupG family nucleoside CNT transporter produces the protein MMGVLQQGQGLIGLTLILLFVWLMSENRQARPSWKWIGGALLLQFAVALVIVRVPFVWDIIGLANQGVMAIEKATLVGSSYMFGYAGGAELPFVLKEGAQPPLIIAFQILPLVIVFSALSALLWHWGLLALIVRSLSWALRKTMGVSGVVGLSGGANIFLGVVESPLVLRAYFEKMSRAELFMVMVLAMSTISGAILVLYASTLSATVPNAVGHMISASLISLPAAILLARLMVPGDGRTETSDEEEPGLKYDGSIDAIVRGTMEGVQVFLAVIGIILVVFALVALVDQILTILPYVDGQAVTIKRAFGWLFAPVMWTLGVPWDQAPAAGALMGTKTILNEYVAYLDLSALPEGTFDPRSQLIVVYALCGFANLASVGLLVSTIGTLSPSRRVEVAGLGMKSWIAGNCATAMTGAVIGLISFA, from the coding sequence ATGATGGGCGTCCTGCAGCAAGGGCAAGGGCTGATCGGGCTGACGCTGATCCTCCTGTTTGTCTGGCTAATGTCCGAAAACCGGCAGGCCCGACCGAGTTGGAAATGGATCGGCGGCGCGCTTCTGCTGCAATTTGCCGTCGCGCTGGTGATCGTCCGGGTGCCCTTTGTCTGGGATATTATCGGCCTCGCCAATCAGGGCGTGATGGCGATAGAAAAGGCCACGCTGGTCGGATCATCCTATATGTTCGGCTATGCCGGCGGGGCGGAACTGCCCTTTGTCTTGAAAGAGGGCGCGCAGCCGCCGCTGATCATAGCCTTCCAGATATTGCCACTGGTCATCGTATTCTCGGCATTGTCGGCCCTGCTGTGGCATTGGGGCCTGCTCGCCTTGATCGTCCGCAGCCTGTCCTGGGCGCTGCGCAAGACCATGGGGGTCAGCGGCGTCGTCGGGCTGAGCGGCGGGGCGAATATCTTCCTCGGCGTGGTCGAATCGCCGCTGGTTTTGCGCGCCTATTTCGAGAAGATGAGCCGGGCGGAACTGTTCATGGTGATGGTACTGGCGATGTCGACCATCTCCGGCGCGATCCTGGTCCTCTACGCTTCTACCCTGTCCGCCACGGTGCCCAATGCCGTCGGCCATATGATCTCCGCATCGCTGATCTCGCTGCCAGCCGCCATATTGTTGGCCCGGCTGATGGTGCCGGGCGATGGCAGGACCGAGACCAGCGACGAGGAGGAGCCGGGACTGAAATATGATGGCAGTATCGACGCCATCGTGCGCGGCACCATGGAAGGCGTGCAGGTATTTCTGGCGGTTATCGGGATCATCCTCGTGGTCTTCGCGCTGGTCGCTCTGGTCGACCAGATATTGACGATATTGCCCTATGTCGACGGTCAGGCCGTAACGATCAAACGGGCCTTCGGCTGGCTGTTCGCACCGGTGATGTGGACCCTCGGCGTGCCCTGGGATCAGGCACCGGCGGCGGGTGCGCTAATGGGTACCAAAACGATCCTCAACGAATATGTTGCCTATCTCGATCTTTCCGCGCTGCCGGAAGGCACCTTCGACCCGCGCAGCCAGCTGATTGTCGTCTACGCATTGTGCGGTTTCGCCAATCTCGCCAGCGTCGGGCTGCTGGTGTCGACCATCGGCACACTGTCTCCATCACGCCGCGTGGAAGTCGCCGGGCTCGGCATGAAAAGCTGGATCGCCGGCAATTGCGCCACCGCGATGACCGGCGCGGTGATCGGTCTGATAAGCTTTGCGTGA
- a CDS encoding sterol desaturase family protein produces MTDSLAQYGLGLSVLLFVLLATLEAMFPRKKRSMPRGKRWRTNIIIIIVDSLALRLMGPVAAISAAIFAEQNNFGLFNWITLPGWLEFMLALILLDLAIYAQHVISHKVPLLWALHKVHHADRDIDVTTAVRFHPLEIILSMLYKCAVVLLLGPSAVAVFVFALLLNLCAMFNHANLRLPESIDKILRLFVVTPDMHRVHHSTVREETDSNFGFSISLWDRLLGTYTAQPAAGHDDVVIGLDEYQSEHPAELWWSLVLPFHDGYRSKIGSGYNRNSS; encoded by the coding sequence ATGACCGATAGTCTCGCGCAATATGGCCTAGGGCTTTCCGTGCTTTTATTCGTCCTTCTGGCGACTCTCGAAGCTATGTTCCCGCGGAAAAAGCGATCGATGCCGCGCGGCAAGCGCTGGCGCACGAATATAATCATCATCATCGTCGACAGCTTGGCGCTCAGGCTGATGGGGCCGGTTGCCGCGATCTCAGCCGCAATTTTTGCCGAGCAGAATAACTTCGGCCTGTTCAACTGGATCACTCTGCCCGGCTGGCTGGAATTCATGCTGGCGCTCATCCTGCTGGACCTGGCGATCTATGCGCAGCATGTGATCAGCCACAAGGTCCCGCTGCTGTGGGCGCTCCACAAAGTCCATCATGCCGATCGCGATATCGATGTTACGACTGCGGTACGGTTTCACCCGCTCGAGATCATATTGTCGATGCTGTATAAATGCGCCGTGGTCTTGCTGCTTGGCCCCAGTGCAGTGGCAGTGTTCGTTTTCGCACTTTTGCTCAACCTTTGCGCGATGTTCAATCATGCCAATCTGAGATTGCCGGAATCGATCGACAAAATTCTGCGTCTGTTTGTCGTGACACCCGATATGCACCGCGTCCATCATTCGACCGTTCGTGAGGAAACCGACAGCAATTTCGGTTTCAGCATTTCGCTCTGGGACAGGCTATTGGGGACCTACACAGCGCAGCCAGCCGCCGGCCATGATGATGTCGTGATCGGTCTGGACGAATATCAATCCGAACATCCGGCGGAGCTGTGGTGGAGCCTCGTGCTGCCGTTTCATGATGGCTATCGTTCGAAAATAGGCTCCGGTTACAATAGAAATTCTTCATGA
- a CDS encoding threonine aldolase family protein has protein sequence MRFFSDNAASVHPRLLESLAAANAPDTAYDGDALSAQLNTAFSDLFETEVEALWVATGTAANSLALAAMCQPHQGVICHKEAHIEQDEAGAPGFFTGGAKLMLLDGAGAKLSPESLEAHCAAIRDDVHQVQPAAVSITNASEYGMVYRPDEVAGLAEICKARGLGLHMDGARVANAVATLGCSPADLTWKAGVDALSFGFVKNGGMSAEALIFFDREMAADTHYRRKRAGHLQSKGRFLAAQILAMLEDDLWLDNARAANAGAQIIAKAAGDRLVYPVEANEIFIKLSADEAAQLRGIGFDFYDWGEGQARLVTSWNQSAEDIRPLAEAIAAL, from the coding sequence ATGCGATTTTTCTCTGACAATGCTGCGTCGGTGCACCCCAGACTGCTGGAATCGCTCGCCGCAGCGAATGCGCCCGATACCGCCTATGACGGCGATGCGCTGAGCGCCCAGCTGAACACGGCTTTTTCCGATCTATTCGAGACCGAGGTCGAGGCCTTGTGGGTAGCAACCGGAACGGCGGCCAATTCGCTGGCGCTCGCCGCCATGTGCCAGCCGCATCAGGGTGTGATTTGCCACAAGGAAGCGCATATCGAGCAGGACGAGGCCGGTGCGCCCGGTTTCTTCACCGGCGGCGCGAAGCTGATGCTGCTCGACGGGGCCGGGGCAAAGCTCTCGCCGGAAAGCCTCGAGGCCCATTGCGCGGCGATCCGCGACGACGTCCATCAGGTTCAGCCCGCCGCAGTGTCGATCACCAATGCCAGCGAATATGGGATGGTCTACCGGCCCGACGAAGTCGCTGGCCTCGCCGAAATCTGCAAGGCACGCGGGCTCGGGCTGCACATGGACGGCGCGCGCGTTGCCAATGCGGTTGCCACGCTTGGCTGCTCGCCCGCCGACCTGACCTGGAAGGCCGGTGTCGATGCGCTCAGCTTCGGCTTTGTCAAAAATGGCGGAATGAGCGCTGAAGCCCTGATATTTTTCGATCGTGAAATGGCCGCCGACACTCATTATCGCCGCAAGCGCGCCGGCCATTTGCAGTCCAAGGGCCGTTTTCTTGCTGCGCAGATACTGGCGATGCTGGAGGATGACTTGTGGCTCGACAATGCACGCGCTGCCAACGCCGGCGCGCAGATCATTGCCAAGGCCGCTGGCGATCGATTGGTATATCCGGTTGAAGCAAACGAGATTTTCATCAAATTGTCGGCAGACGAAGCGGCGCAGTTGCGCGGCATCGGATTTGATTTCTATGACTGGGGTGAAGGACAGGCGCGGCTGGTAACTAGCTGGAACCAGAGCGCCGAGGATATCCGCCCGCTAGCCGAAGCGATCGCCGCGCTGTGA
- a CDS encoding DMT family transporter translates to MSGDESAEPSLLTPRILIPFLLVSLIWGSTWLVIKDQISEVPPSWSVSYRFIIAAAAMFVLVAYKRLSFRLDRTGYLFALILGLFQFSFNFNFVYNAELFITSGLVAVLFALLMVPNAILGRIFLGHKISGAFLGGSAIAATGIALLFWHEYRASPASLEQVLIGASLAFCGILSASIANVMQAGERLKSYPIITVLAWAMLFGALINVALSWITVGPPVYEMRAAYWGGIVYLGVIGSVVTFPLYFSMIREIGPGKAAYSSVLVPVVAMILSTIFEAYVWTWLPAGGAVLAMLGLLVALRARKPKTPRIAA, encoded by the coding sequence GTGAGCGGCGACGAGAGCGCTGAACCCAGCCTGCTCACTCCCCGCATCCTGATCCCCTTCCTGCTGGTCTCGCTGATCTGGGGGTCGACCTGGCTGGTGATCAAGGACCAGATTTCCGAAGTCCCGCCCAGCTGGTCGGTCAGCTACCGCTTCATCATTGCCGCTGCCGCGATGTTCGTGCTGGTGGCCTACAAGCGGCTGTCCTTCCGGCTTGACCGCACCGGCTATCTGTTCGCGCTCATCCTCGGGCTTTTTCAATTCTCCTTCAATTTCAACTTTGTCTACAATGCAGAGTTGTTCATCACCTCTGGCCTGGTCGCGGTCCTGTTCGCGCTGTTGATGGTCCCCAACGCAATATTGGGCCGCATCTTTCTCGGCCACAAGATATCTGGCGCTTTTCTCGGCGGCTCGGCCATTGCCGCGACCGGCATCGCGCTATTGTTCTGGCACGAATATCGCGCTTCCCCGGCCAGCCTCGAACAGGTGCTGATCGGTGCCTCGCTGGCCTTCTGCGGCATATTGTCGGCGTCGATCGCCAATGTGATGCAGGCTGGCGAGCGGCTGAAATCCTATCCGATCATCACGGTCCTCGCCTGGGCAATGCTGTTCGGGGCCCTGATCAATGTCGCGCTGTCGTGGATCACCGTCGGCCCGCCAGTCTATGAAATGCGCGCCGCCTATTGGGGCGGGATTGTCTATCTCGGTGTCATCGGCTCGGTCGTCACCTTTCCGCTCTATTTTTCGATGATCCGCGAAATAGGGCCGGGCAAGGCGGCCTATTCCAGCGTATTGGTGCCGGTGGTGGCGATGATCCTGTCGACGATTTTCGAAGCCTATGTCTGGACCTGGCTGCCGGCCGGTGGAGCGGTACTGGCAATGCTGGGATTGCTGGTGGCGCTGCGCGCGCGCAAGCCGAAGACACCGCGGATCGCGGCCTGA
- a CDS encoding FAD-dependent oxidoreductase, with protein sequence MKKLLILVLFAIAVASFFYFDLGSQLTLANLKEQQAAFDEQYRAAPYLVIAIFFLVYVVTTATSLPGALILTLAAGALFGVVTGTIIVSFASSIGATIAFLSSRYLFRDAVKSRFGDRLKAIDKGVEKDGPFYLLTLRLVPVFPFFLINLLMGLTAIKARTFYIVSQIGMLLGTLVYVNAGTQLANIDEVSDIGSPGLLLSFAALGVTPWIGKWIVGLIKRRKVYARWTRPKKYDRNMVVIGAGAAGLVSSYIAATVKAKVTLVETSKMGGDCLNYGCVPSKALIKSAKVAEQMRNGSDYGLNKVEPTYSFKAVMQRIHGIIATIEPHDSVERYTGLGVDVVKGYATIVDPWTVEIRREDGETQRLTTRSIIIATGGRPFVPDLPGLDEVGYVTSDTLWDEFAQMDDIPRRMIILGGGPIGCELSQAFARLGAEVVQVERADRLLAREDDDVAALALSAQQGSGVEVLTGHDAVRCEMVDGEKRLILAAAGEEKSIAFDALVVAVGRSARLSGFGLEELGIETDKTVVTDDYLATLYPNIFAAGDVAGPYQFTHVASHQAWYASVNALFGQFRKFKADYRVIPWTTFIDPEIARVGLNEQDAKAQGIAYEVATYQMHELDRAIADSATQGFVKVLTPPGKDKILGVTIVGDHAGELLAEYVLAMKYNLGLNKIMGTIHTYPTMAEANKYAAGEWKRAHAPEGLLRWVERYHNWMRG encoded by the coding sequence ATGAAAAAATTACTTATCCTTGTTCTTTTTGCCATCGCCGTAGCGAGTTTCTTCTATTTTGATCTCGGTTCGCAGCTTACACTCGCCAATCTGAAGGAACAGCAAGCCGCTTTTGATGAGCAATATCGAGCGGCACCCTATCTGGTTATCGCGATATTCTTTCTGGTCTATGTGGTGACAACAGCCACCTCGTTACCCGGAGCGCTGATCCTGACCTTGGCAGCTGGCGCGCTGTTCGGGGTGGTAACCGGCACGATCATTGTTTCCTTCGCATCCTCGATCGGAGCGACAATCGCTTTTCTCTCGTCACGCTACCTGTTTCGCGATGCGGTAAAATCCCGCTTTGGCGACCGGTTGAAGGCGATTGACAAAGGGGTTGAAAAAGACGGTCCCTTTTACCTGCTGACGCTCCGTCTGGTGCCGGTATTTCCCTTCTTCCTGATCAACCTGCTGATGGGGCTTACCGCGATCAAGGCGCGCACCTTCTATATCGTCAGCCAGATCGGCATGTTGCTCGGCACACTGGTCTATGTGAATGCCGGAACCCAGCTCGCCAATATCGACGAAGTCAGCGATATCGGCTCGCCGGGTCTGCTATTGTCTTTCGCCGCGCTCGGTGTAACCCCCTGGATCGGCAAGTGGATCGTCGGACTGATCAAGCGCCGGAAAGTCTATGCACGCTGGACCAGGCCGAAAAAATATGACCGCAATATGGTGGTCATCGGAGCCGGTGCCGCCGGTCTGGTGTCATCCTATATCGCAGCAACGGTGAAGGCCAAGGTGACTCTGGTCGAGACATCGAAAATGGGCGGCGACTGCCTCAACTATGGCTGCGTCCCCAGCAAGGCGCTGATCAAGAGCGCCAAGGTCGCCGAACAGATGCGCAATGGTAGTGATTACGGACTGAACAAGGTCGAACCGACCTATAGTTTCAAGGCTGTAATGCAGCGCATTCACGGCATTATCGCCACCATCGAGCCGCATGACAGCGTCGAGCGCTACACCGGCCTCGGCGTCGATGTGGTGAAGGGCTATGCGACGATTGTCGATCCCTGGACGGTCGAGATCAGGCGAGAGGATGGCGAGACACAGAGATTGACCACGCGCTCCATCATCATTGCCACCGGCGGCCGGCCCTTTGTGCCCGATCTGCCGGGTCTCGATGAGGTCGGCTATGTTACCAGTGACACGCTGTGGGACGAATTCGCGCAGATGGACGATATCCCCAGACGGATGATCATACTCGGCGGCGGACCGATTGGCTGCGAGCTGAGCCAGGCCTTTGCCCGGCTGGGAGCGGAAGTGGTTCAGGTGGAGCGTGCCGACCGCCTGCTGGCGCGGGAAGATGACGACGTAGCGGCACTGGCGCTGAGCGCGCAGCAAGGCTCGGGCGTTGAAGTTTTGACCGGCCATGATGCGGTCCGCTGCGAGATGGTGGACGGCGAAAAACGCCTGATCCTCGCGGCCGCTGGCGAAGAGAAGAGCATCGCTTTCGATGCGCTGGTGGTTGCGGTTGGACGCAGCGCGCGCCTGAGCGGCTTTGGACTGGAAGAGCTGGGCATTGAAACCGACAAAACGGTGGTCACCGATGATTATCTGGCGACGCTCTATCCGAATATCTTCGCAGCCGGCGATGTCGCCGGACCCTATCAGTTCACTCATGTCGCCTCGCATCAGGCCTGGTATGCCTCGGTAAACGCCCTGTTCGGCCAGTTCCGCAAGTTCAAGGCCGACTATCGGGTCATACCTTGGACGACGTTCATTGATCCCGAAATCGCCCGCGTTGGCCTGAATGAGCAGGACGCCAAGGCGCAAGGCATTGCCTATGAAGTGGCCACATATCAGATGCACGAACTGGACCGGGCGATCGCGGACAGCGCCACGCAGGGCTTTGTCAAAGTGCTGACCCCGCCGGGCAAGGACAAGATACTGGGCGTCACCATCGTCGGTGATCATGCCGGAGAATTGCTCGCCGAATATGTGCTGGCGATGAAATATAATCTTGGCCTGAACAAGATAATGGGAACCATCCACACCTATCCGACCATGGCGGAAGCCAATAAATATGCCGCCGGTGAATGGAAACGGGCCCATGCACCGGAAGGCCTGCTGCGCTGGGTCGAACGCTATCACAACTGGATGCGCGGATGA
- a CDS encoding CDP-alcohol phosphatidyltransferase family protein has product MLDSRIRPLIDPPLNAIGRRLAQAGVTANQVTIAGAVIGIGAGVAIGYRYYLFGLALVLLSRLLDGLDGAVARATRQSDFGGYLDIVSDFAFYVAIPLGFGFAASANLPFAMVLIASFTLTGISFLAYAVMAAKAGRETDAHGKKSFFYNTGLAEGTETIVAFVLMCLLPQYFAVIAAVFSAMCLITVIQRTIAAKVDFS; this is encoded by the coding sequence ATGCTTGATTCCCGGATAAGGCCGCTGATCGATCCGCCGCTCAACGCCATCGGCAGGAGGCTGGCGCAGGCAGGTGTTACGGCCAATCAGGTCACCATCGCGGGTGCCGTGATCGGCATCGGCGCAGGTGTTGCCATCGGCTATCGCTATTATCTCTTTGGTCTCGCACTGGTGCTGCTCAGCCGGCTCCTCGACGGCCTCGACGGCGCTGTTGCGCGAGCGACGAGGCAATCCGATTTCGGCGGCTATCTCGATATCGTCAGTGATTTTGCCTTCTATGTCGCGATCCCGCTCGGCTTTGGTTTCGCCGCTTCCGCCAATCTCCCCTTCGCGATGGTCCTGATCGCCAGCTTCACCCTGACCGGTATCAGCTTTCTCGCCTATGCCGTGATGGCGGCCAAAGCGGGCCGTGAAACCGACGCGCACGGCAAGAAGAGCTTCTTCTACAATACAGGGCTGGCGGAAGGCACAGAAACGATCGTCGCGTTCGTGCTGATGTGTCTGCTACCGCAATATTTCGCCGTCATCGCCGCCGTCTTTTCGGCGATGTGCTTGATCACCGTGATCCAGCGGACCATCGCTGCGAAAGTTGACTTTTCCTAA
- a CDS encoding SDR family oxidoreductase, protein MPRILIFGMGYTASRLAQRLRAEGYEVNGTRREASDGALAFDDRPSVLAALESASHVLSSVPPASDDSEPVLEQYGEAIREASLGWCGYLSATGVYGDVDGAWVDESAPIGSGRRKARSEADQRWQELRDDMHIFRLPGIYGPGRSPLTRVRSGKARRVNMPGQVFSRIHVDDIVSAVIGSFEGPAGVYNISDDLPAPQHEVIAHAARLLGMEVPPLLSLEDANLSQAALGFYEENRRVANGKAKRLLNWQPQYPDYKAGLQSLLD, encoded by the coding sequence ATGCCGCGCATATTGATCTTCGGAATGGGCTATACGGCCTCGCGGCTGGCACAACGGTTACGGGCAGAAGGCTATGAGGTGAACGGCACCCGCCGGGAAGCGAGTGATGGGGCACTGGCTTTTGACGATAGGCCGTCCGTGCTGGCGGCGCTGGAATCGGCGAGCCATGTCCTCTCCTCGGTTCCGCCGGCGAGCGATGACAGCGAACCGGTGCTCGAGCAATATGGCGAAGCGATCAGGGAAGCGTCGCTGGGATGGTGCGGCTATCTCTCCGCCACCGGCGTTTACGGCGATGTTGACGGTGCCTGGGTGGACGAAAGCGCGCCGATCGGTTCGGGCCGCCGGAAGGCCCGCAGCGAGGCGGACCAGCGCTGGCAGGAGCTGCGCGATGACATGCACATCTTCCGCCTGCCCGGCATATATGGTCCGGGACGCAGCCCGCTGACCCGCGTCCGCAGCGGCAAGGCCAGACGGGTCAATATGCCCGGACAGGTGTTCAGCCGTATCCATGTCGATGATATTGTCAGCGCCGTGATCGGCTCGTTCGAAGGACCGGCGGGCGTCTATAATATTTCCGATGACCTGCCTGCGCCGCAGCATGAAGTAATAGCCCATGCAGCGCGCCTGTTGGGCATGGAGGTCCCGCCGTTGCTGTCGCTGGAGGACGCCAATCTGTCGCAGGCAGCGCTGGGTTTCTATGAAGAGAATCGCCGCGTGGCCAATGGCAAGGCCAAACGGCTGCTCAACTGGCAGCCGCAATATCCGGACTATAAAGCAGGGCTGCAGTCGCTGCTCGACTGA
- a CDS encoding DUF1499 domain-containing protein — translation MADGKWTERLSKSALIFGIAAPLVAMAGVTLARYDMIGKLAGFSGILAGALIAIVAIITGAIALALAFRNGGSKKAALFGLLVALIYISFLGSRAAAGGDVPAIHDISTDLASPPQFVSLPLRADNLAGVDTVENWRAIHAKGYPDLQSITIAKPVAAVIADAERIAQELGWNVAVADPATGHFEATASVSYIRFKDDVVLRVVPTEDGASSIVDMRSVSRVGVSDLGVNAKRVRSFLDRLAKVSD, via the coding sequence ATGGCAGACGGTAAATGGACAGAGCGGCTGAGCAAATCGGCGTTGATATTCGGCATTGCAGCGCCGCTTGTCGCAATGGCCGGCGTCACCCTTGCGCGCTATGACATGATCGGCAAGCTTGCCGGATTTTCCGGCATATTGGCCGGGGCGTTGATCGCAATCGTTGCAATTATAACCGGTGCAATCGCGCTTGCATTGGCTTTCAGAAATGGCGGCAGCAAGAAAGCCGCCTTATTCGGATTGCTCGTTGCGCTGATTTATATCAGCTTCCTCGGCTCCCGCGCAGCGGCTGGCGGAGACGTTCCCGCTATCCACGATATATCCACCGACCTCGCAAGTCCGCCGCAATTTGTTTCCCTGCCGTTGAGAGCCGACAATCTGGCCGGTGTCGATACGGTTGAAAACTGGCGCGCGATACACGCCAAAGGCTATCCCGACCTGCAATCGATCACCATCGCGAAGCCGGTGGCAGCAGTGATTGCCGATGCAGAAAGGATCGCCCAGGAATTGGGCTGGAATGTCGCTGTCGCTGATCCTGCGACTGGCCATTTTGAAGCCACCGCCAGCGTCTCCTATATCCGCTTCAAGGATGATGTCGTCCTGCGCGTTGTGCCAACCGAAGACGGCGCGTCCAGCATCGTCGATATGCGTTCGGTCAGCCGGGTTGGCGTCAGTGATCTCGGGGTCAACGCCAAGAGGGTCCGGTCCTTCCTCGATAGACTGGCGAAGGTTTCCGACTAG